In a genomic window of Streptomyces roseoviridis:
- a CDS encoding SDR family oxidoreductase: MSRVSLEGQVAVVTGGARGVGELLARKLSARGAKIALVGLEPELLKEVAGRLHTEADWWHADVTDHEAMARVAAEVKERFGKVDIVVANAGVAAGGPFVDSDPVSWRRVIEVNLIGGAVTARAFLPVLMESRGYFLQIASLAAITPAPMMTAYCASKSGVEAFAHSLRAEVAYKGVKVGVGYLSWTDTDMVRGADQDDVMRELRSRLPWPSNRTYPLGPAVDRIVAGIERRSAHVYAQWWLRGMQSTRGYLPGIIAAVGQREMRRFEPRLASVSKGLVGAGGAADEQERTAPR; this comes from the coding sequence ATGAGCAGGGTGAGCCTGGAAGGACAGGTGGCGGTCGTCACCGGAGGAGCCCGCGGGGTCGGCGAACTCCTCGCCCGCAAACTCTCCGCGCGCGGCGCGAAGATCGCGCTCGTCGGCCTGGAGCCGGAGCTCCTGAAGGAGGTCGCCGGCCGGCTGCACACCGAGGCCGACTGGTGGCACGCCGACGTCACCGACCACGAGGCCATGGCCAGGGTCGCGGCCGAGGTCAAGGAACGGTTCGGCAAGGTCGACATCGTGGTCGCCAACGCCGGTGTCGCGGCCGGTGGTCCGTTCGTGGACTCCGACCCGGTCTCCTGGCGGCGGGTCATCGAGGTCAACCTGATCGGCGGCGCCGTGACGGCCCGGGCGTTCCTGCCCGTCCTCATGGAGTCCCGCGGGTACTTCCTGCAGATCGCCTCGCTCGCCGCGATCACCCCCGCGCCGATGATGACGGCGTACTGCGCCTCCAAGTCCGGCGTGGAGGCCTTCGCGCACAGCCTGCGCGCCGAGGTCGCGTACAAGGGCGTGAAGGTCGGCGTCGGCTACCTCTCCTGGACCGACACCGACATGGTGCGGGGCGCGGACCAGGACGACGTGATGCGCGAGCTGCGCTCCCGGCTGCCGTGGCCGTCCAACCGCACGTATCCGCTGGGTCCGGCCGTCGACCGGATCGTCGCGGGCATCGAACGGCGCTCCGCCCACGTGTACGCCCAGTGGTGGCTGCGCGGCATGCAGTCCACGCGCGGCTATCTGCCGGGGATCATCGCCGCCGTCGGACAGCGCGAGATGAGGCGCTTCGAGCCGCGCCTCGCGTCCGTCTCCAAGGGGCTCGTGGGGGCGGGCGGGGCGGCCGACGAACAGGAGCGGACCGCCCCGCGGTGA
- a CDS encoding energy-coupling factor ABC transporter permease, giving the protein MHVPDGFINAPVSAAAGLVAAGAVAVSLRGARKELDERTAPLAGLVAAFVFAVQMLNFPVAAGTSGHLLGGALAAILVGPYTGVLCIAVVLLMQGVLFADGGLTALGVNITVMGGVTVLVAYALFRGLVLLLPRTRRSVTVASFAAALVSVPAAAAAFTLIYAIGGTTDVPLPKVLTAMVGVHVLIGIGEAVITMLTVGAVIAVRPDLVYGARGLSAPLKLRVDGELVDAAPADPGPAPARSPKKLWAGGVVTALVLAGLVSFYASANPDGLEKVAADQGIDAEVRPHAAADSPLADYGVKDVDNARLSGGLAGVIGVGATLAVGTGAFWAVRRRRQHTGAQV; this is encoded by the coding sequence GTGCATGTACCTGACGGATTCATCAACGCCCCCGTATCGGCCGCCGCCGGTCTCGTCGCCGCCGGCGCCGTCGCCGTCAGCCTGCGCGGAGCCCGCAAGGAGCTCGACGAGCGGACCGCGCCGCTGGCCGGTCTCGTCGCCGCCTTCGTCTTCGCCGTACAGATGCTCAACTTCCCCGTCGCGGCCGGAACGAGCGGGCACCTTCTCGGCGGTGCGCTCGCGGCCATCCTCGTCGGGCCCTACACCGGCGTCCTGTGCATAGCGGTCGTCCTGCTCATGCAGGGCGTTCTCTTCGCCGACGGCGGCCTCACCGCCCTCGGCGTCAACATCACCGTCATGGGCGGCGTCACCGTCCTCGTCGCCTACGCCCTCTTCCGCGGCCTGGTCCTGCTGCTGCCCCGCACCCGCCGCTCGGTGACCGTCGCCTCCTTCGCCGCCGCGCTGGTGTCCGTACCGGCCGCGGCCGCCGCCTTCACCCTGATCTACGCGATCGGCGGCACCACCGACGTACCGCTCCCCAAGGTCCTGACCGCGATGGTCGGCGTGCACGTCCTCATCGGCATCGGCGAGGCCGTCATCACCATGCTCACCGTCGGCGCGGTCATCGCCGTCCGCCCCGACCTCGTGTACGGCGCCCGGGGCCTGAGCGCCCCGCTGAAGCTGCGCGTGGACGGCGAGCTCGTCGACGCGGCGCCCGCCGACCCCGGGCCGGCCCCCGCCCGCTCCCCTAAGAAGCTCTGGGCCGGCGGCGTCGTCACCGCCCTCGTCCTGGCCGGCTTGGTCTCCTTCTACGCCTCCGCGAACCCCGACGGCCTGGAGAAGGTCGCCGCCGACCAGGGCATCGACGCCGAGGTCCGCCCGCACGCCGCCGCCGACTCCCCGCTCGCCGACTACGGCGTGAAGGACGTCGACAACGCCCGGCTGTCCGGCGGCCTCGCCGGTGTCATCGGCGTCGGCGCGACCCTGGCCGTCGGCACCGGCGCCTTCTGGGCCGTGCGCCGCCGCAGGCAGCACACCGGGGCGCAGGTCTGA
- a CDS encoding S41 family peptidase: protein MSDDLAYLRFPHLHGDLLCFAAEDDLWVSPLVPEGGRPGRAWRITADRTRVGHPRFSPDGRHIAYTSWRSLDPEIHLAPVDGGPSRRLTYWGSLDTRVCGWSPPGEDGRSDILAVSSHGQPFSYFSWAYTVPTDGSPGGRMPWGPVHDIAVADLDGQRRTLLLTGTPPHEPASWKRYRGGAMGRLWLHGERLLPDLEGHLDTPMFVAAPDGEGGRRIAFLSDHEGIGNLYSCLPDGTDLRRHTDHDEFYARNASSDGRRVVYQCAGELWIVDELTADSRPRRLDVRLGGPRTGRRPYQVPASHHVDALSVDETGRASAVSVRGSLYWLTHRDGPARTIADTPGVRVRLPEMLGSGGQVAYVTDAEGEDAIEIASLPRATGHRPPRRLASGALGRVEELVSDPDGDRLAIASSDGRLLLIDLSEDMTTPTSTDMDAATATDTDTAEPERTSGAKGASGAGTASAAEGVSGPEGTSRAEATAGPEGTAGAEGTAGAEGASGTGGTPAAVAASGDPAASRPEGASRAPGTGGAGDGVVTELIRSVNGPVRDLAFSPDGAWLTWSHPGIGRSLRSIKMARISGPGAPTIVDVTNGRFEDESPVFTRDGRYLAFLSWRGFDPVYDVHTGDLSFPLGCRPYLVPLSSATPSPFALLPDGRPAAGGMDPADDEAGAGDGTVTVEIEGLADRVTPFPVTASKYSGLQPVAGGGLVWLRWPISGALGETFANPSDPSPRPTLEHYSITRARKTELVDHLDWFAVSGDGSRLVVVDEGELRAVPATESGDGDSTVYLDLRRIVHEVDPAAEWRQAFDEAGRIVRAYFWEPDMGGVDWTAVLDQYRPLVERVASPDEFADLLREVMGELGTSHAYVTPARRNEGPPHYQRPQGLLGANFVPRDGRWVVKRILPGDSSDSKARSPLAGTGIREGAVLTHVDGRPVDPVAGPYPLLAGTGGTTVELTFGPAEGEGPARRVAVVPLVDERPLRYQDWVTKRRAVVREVSGGRCGYLHIPDMGGSGWAQFNRDLRMEVSRPALIVDVRGNAGGHISELVIEKLTRKILGWDLTRNAQPVSYTSNAPRGPVVALADEATSSDGDMITAAFKLLRLGPVVGQRTWGGVVGMTGRHRLGDGTQITVPMNAAWFPEYGWSIENHGVAPDLEILRTPLDWAEGRHAQLDDAVHVALALLEENPPASPPGYESVPDRSRPKLPPRSNS from the coding sequence GTGAGTGACGACCTCGCGTATCTGCGCTTCCCGCACCTCCACGGAGATCTGCTGTGCTTCGCGGCCGAGGACGACCTCTGGGTCTCCCCCCTCGTCCCCGAGGGCGGCCGGCCCGGCCGCGCCTGGCGGATCACCGCCGACCGGACCCGGGTCGGTCATCCGCGCTTCTCCCCCGACGGGAGACACATCGCGTACACGAGCTGGCGCAGCCTCGACCCGGAGATCCACCTCGCGCCCGTCGACGGCGGCCCCTCCCGGCGGCTCACCTACTGGGGCTCCCTCGACACCCGGGTCTGCGGCTGGTCGCCCCCCGGCGAGGACGGGCGGTCCGACATCCTCGCCGTCTCCTCCCACGGCCAGCCCTTCTCGTACTTCTCCTGGGCCTACACCGTGCCCACCGACGGCTCCCCCGGCGGACGGATGCCCTGGGGGCCGGTCCACGACATCGCCGTCGCCGACCTCGACGGGCAGCGCCGCACCCTGCTGCTCACCGGGACCCCGCCGCACGAACCCGCCTCCTGGAAGCGCTACCGGGGCGGCGCGATGGGCCGGCTGTGGCTGCACGGCGAACGGCTGCTGCCCGATCTCGAAGGCCATCTCGACACCCCCATGTTCGTCGCCGCGCCCGACGGCGAGGGCGGCCGGCGGATCGCCTTCCTCTCCGACCACGAGGGCATCGGCAACCTCTACTCCTGCCTGCCCGACGGCACCGACCTGCGCCGCCACACCGACCACGACGAGTTCTACGCCCGCAACGCCTCCAGCGACGGCCGGCGCGTGGTCTACCAGTGCGCCGGCGAGCTGTGGATCGTCGACGAACTCACCGCGGACTCCCGGCCCCGCCGCCTCGACGTGCGGCTCGGCGGGCCCCGCACCGGCCGCCGCCCCTACCAGGTGCCCGCCTCCCACCACGTGGACGCCCTCTCCGTCGACGAGACGGGACGGGCCAGCGCCGTCTCGGTGCGCGGCAGCCTCTACTGGCTCACCCACCGCGACGGCCCCGCCCGCACCATCGCCGACACCCCCGGCGTCCGCGTCCGGCTCCCCGAGATGCTGGGCAGCGGCGGCCAGGTCGCCTACGTGACCGACGCGGAGGGCGAGGACGCCATCGAGATCGCCTCCCTGCCCCGGGCCACCGGCCACCGCCCGCCCCGCCGGCTCGCCTCCGGCGCCCTGGGCCGGGTCGAGGAACTGGTCTCCGACCCCGACGGCGACCGCCTCGCCATCGCCTCCAGCGACGGCCGCCTGCTCCTGATCGACCTGTCCGAGGACATGACGACCCCCACGTCCACGGACATGGACGCGGCCACGGCCACGGACACGGACACGGCGGAGCCGGAGCGCACCTCCGGGGCGAAGGGCGCCTCCGGGGCCGGGACAGCCTCCGCGGCGGAGGGCGTCTCCGGGCCCGAGGGCACCTCCCGGGCGGAAGCCACCGCAGGACCCGAGGGCACCGCCGGGGCCGAGGGCACCGCCGGGGCCGAGGGCGCCTCCGGGACCGGCGGCACTCCCGCAGCCGTGGCCGCTTCCGGGGACCCGGCCGCCTCCCGGCCCGAGGGTGCCTCCCGCGCCCCCGGTACCGGCGGCGCCGGTGACGGCGTCGTGACGGAGCTGATCCGCTCGGTCAACGGGCCCGTCCGCGACCTCGCGTTCTCCCCCGACGGCGCCTGGCTGACCTGGTCCCACCCGGGCATCGGCCGCTCCCTGCGCTCTATCAAGATGGCCCGCATCTCCGGCCCCGGCGCCCCCACCATCGTGGACGTCACCAACGGCCGCTTCGAGGACGAGAGTCCGGTCTTCACCCGTGACGGCCGCTATCTCGCCTTCCTCTCCTGGCGCGGCTTCGACCCGGTGTACGACGTGCACACCGGCGACCTGTCCTTCCCGCTGGGCTGCCGCCCCTATCTCGTACCGCTCTCCTCCGCGACCCCCTCTCCCTTCGCGCTGCTTCCCGACGGGCGGCCCGCCGCCGGCGGCATGGACCCCGCCGACGACGAGGCGGGCGCCGGCGACGGCACCGTGACCGTCGAGATCGAGGGCCTCGCCGACCGGGTCACGCCCTTCCCCGTGACCGCCTCCAAGTACTCCGGACTGCAGCCGGTCGCCGGCGGCGGCCTCGTCTGGCTGCGCTGGCCGATCTCCGGCGCGCTCGGCGAGACCTTCGCCAACCCCTCCGACCCCTCGCCCCGGCCCACCCTGGAGCACTACAGCATCACCAGAGCCCGCAAGACCGAACTCGTCGACCACCTCGACTGGTTCGCGGTCAGCGGCGACGGCTCCCGGCTGGTCGTCGTCGACGAGGGCGAGCTGCGGGCGGTCCCCGCCACCGAGTCCGGCGACGGCGACAGCACCGTCTACCTGGACCTGCGGCGCATCGTGCACGAGGTCGACCCGGCCGCCGAGTGGCGGCAGGCCTTCGACGAGGCCGGCCGGATCGTCCGCGCCTACTTCTGGGAACCGGACATGGGCGGGGTCGACTGGACGGCCGTCCTCGACCAGTACCGGCCCCTGGTCGAACGGGTCGCCTCACCCGACGAGTTCGCCGACCTGCTGCGCGAGGTCATGGGCGAGCTGGGCACCTCACACGCCTACGTCACCCCCGCCCGCCGCAACGAGGGTCCCCCGCACTACCAGCGCCCCCAGGGCCTGCTCGGCGCCAACTTCGTGCCCCGCGACGGCCGGTGGGTGGTCAAGCGGATCCTGCCCGGCGACTCCTCCGACTCCAAGGCCCGCTCGCCGCTCGCCGGCACCGGCATCCGGGAGGGCGCCGTCCTCACCCATGTCGACGGCCGTCCCGTCGACCCCGTGGCCGGTCCCTATCCCCTCCTCGCCGGCACCGGCGGCACCACCGTCGAGCTCACCTTCGGCCCCGCCGAGGGCGAGGGCCCCGCCCGCCGGGTCGCCGTCGTGCCGCTGGTCGACGAACGCCCCCTGCGCTACCAGGACTGGGTCACCAAGCGCCGCGCCGTCGTCCGGGAGGTCAGCGGCGGACGCTGCGGCTATCTCCACATCCCCGACATGGGCGGCTCCGGCTGGGCCCAGTTCAACCGCGACCTGCGCATGGAGGTCTCCCGGCCGGCCCTGATCGTGGACGTCCGCGGCAACGCGGGCGGCCACATCAGCGAGCTGGTCATAGAGAAGCTCACCCGCAAGATCCTCGGCTGGGACCTCACCCGCAACGCCCAGCCCGTCAGCTACACCTCCAACGCTCCGCGCGGCCCCGTCGTCGCCCTCGCCGACGAGGCCACCTCCTCCGACGGCGACATGATCACCGCCGCCTTCAAACTGCTCCGCCTGGGCCCCGTCGTCGGCCAGCGCACCTGGGGCGGAGTCGTCGGCATGACGGGCCGCCACCGGCTCGGCGACGGCACTCAGATCACCGTCCCGATGAACGCCGCCTGGTTCCCCGAATACGGCTGGTCCATCGAGAACCACGGCGTGGCACCGGACCTCGAAATCCTGCGCACCCCCCTCGACTGGGCCGAGGGCCGGCACGCCCAGCTCGACGACGCCGTCCACGTGGCCCTCGCCCTGCTGGAGGAGAACCCGCCCGCGAGCCCTCCCGGCTACGAGTCGGTGCCGGACCGCTCCCGGCCGAAGCTGCCGCCCAGGTCCAACTCGTAG
- a CDS encoding GNAT family N-acetyltransferase, which yields MAVTELVIERLRSDHAPALLAFERENRAFFAAFVPDRGDAFFSEFDARLEELLAAQEAGEIHFHVLVGEEGEILGRVNLVEVDEAAGTAELGYRLAEKATGRGLATEGVREVCRRAVEEYGLRRLTAFAALDNGPSRAVLARVGFGAVGSVTLEGQPGTAYELDLGGSFGRERSGTDS from the coding sequence ATGGCCGTTACCGAGCTCGTCATCGAGCGACTGCGATCCGATCACGCGCCCGCCCTGCTCGCCTTCGAGCGGGAGAACCGGGCCTTCTTCGCCGCCTTCGTGCCCGACCGCGGGGATGCGTTCTTCTCCGAATTCGACGCCCGCCTCGAGGAGTTGCTGGCGGCGCAGGAGGCGGGTGAGATCCATTTCCACGTCCTGGTCGGGGAGGAGGGGGAGATACTCGGCCGGGTCAACCTGGTCGAGGTCGACGAGGCGGCCGGGACCGCCGAGCTCGGCTACCGGCTCGCCGAGAAGGCCACCGGGCGCGGGCTCGCCACCGAGGGCGTGCGCGAGGTGTGCCGGCGGGCGGTGGAGGAGTACGGGCTGCGCCGGCTGACCGCCTTCGCGGCGCTCGACAACGGGCCGTCCCGGGCCGTGCTGGCCCGGGTCGGCTTCGGTGCGGTCGGCAGCGTGACGCTGGAGGGCCAGCCCGGCACCGCCTACGAGTTGGACCTGGGCGGCAGCTTCGGCCGGGAGCGGTCCGGCACCGACTCGTAG
- a CDS encoding SsgA family sporulation/cell division regulator: MPRAADDHGVEDHAKGRIISDAPLSRPVPVALRFDPDFKPATVRFVFPGDIEWSFPRALLETGLRAPARRGDIGVWPCGRVQTIVEFHTDDGVAVVQFDTTALLRFLKHTYAVGAPMSAR, encoded by the coding sequence ATGCCCCGCGCCGCCGATGACCACGGAGTCGAGGACCACGCCAAGGGCCGGATCATCAGCGACGCGCCGCTCTCCCGGCCGGTGCCGGTGGCCCTCCGCTTCGACCCCGACTTCAAGCCCGCGACCGTACGGTTCGTCTTCCCCGGGGACATCGAGTGGTCCTTCCCCCGCGCCCTCCTGGAGACCGGGCTGCGCGCCCCCGCCCGGCGCGGCGACATCGGCGTGTGGCCGTGCGGCCGGGTCCAGACGATCGTGGAGTTCCACACGGACGACGGGGTCGCGGTCGTGCAGTTCGACACGACCGCGCTGCTGCGCTTCCTCAAGCACACGTACGCCGTCGGCGCGCCGATGTCGGCACGCTGA
- a CDS encoding TetR/AcrR family transcriptional regulator encodes MARSRLTPEREGELYEAVLDLLREVGYDALTMDAVAARTRSSKATLYRQWGSKPELVARALRHNKPVSLAEIDTGTLRGDFRVMLERTDDCQMEKDSALMRGLVHAVHDNPELLQALRELLIEPEMTGLDEVLDRAVRRGEVDAGNPALKLVPHMLIGAFIARPLIDDQPVDTTFLHAYVDAVVLPSLGV; translated from the coding sequence ATGGCCCGCAGCAGGCTCACCCCCGAACGGGAGGGCGAGCTGTACGAAGCCGTGCTCGACCTGCTCCGTGAGGTCGGCTACGACGCCCTCACCATGGATGCCGTCGCCGCCCGCACCCGGTCCAGCAAGGCCACCCTCTACCGCCAGTGGGGGAGCAAGCCCGAGCTCGTCGCCAGGGCCCTGCGCCACAACAAGCCGGTCTCGCTCGCGGAGATCGACACCGGCACCCTGCGCGGCGACTTCCGGGTCATGCTGGAGCGCACCGACGACTGCCAGATGGAGAAGGACTCCGCGCTGATGCGGGGCCTGGTCCATGCCGTCCACGACAACCCCGAACTGCTCCAGGCGCTGCGCGAGCTGCTCATCGAACCCGAGATGACCGGCCTCGACGAAGTGCTGGACCGAGCCGTCCGGCGGGGCGAGGTCGACGCCGGGAACCCGGCGCTGAAACTCGTGCCCCACATGCTGATCGGAGCGTTCATCGCCCGCCCGCTGATCGACGACCAGCCGGTGGACACCACGTTCCTCCACGCCTACGTCGACGCCGTCGTGCTCCCCTCACTCGGCGTCTGA
- a CDS encoding alpha/beta hydrolase, with amino-acid sequence MSPRELTVTSADGSRIRVEVYGPEGAPAVVLAHGWTCSIRFWDAQIRALAVDHRVIAYDQRGHGGSPEPLDRAAGYSAEALADDLEAVLAAVLGPGERAVLAGHSMGGMTIMAAARRPLVRQHAAAGLLCSTGPSRLTAEALVVPLGPGRVRTRLTRSILGSKAPLGPVTPLSKRILKYATMGPGSAPDRVDACARIVHACPRAVRHGWSRVLAGLDVEADVRELRMPVAVLVGTADRLTPPRHSRALAAALPHCTGLVELAGMGHMTPVEAPEAVTAQIRELTLTYLGAGDNAEEKEEAGA; translated from the coding sequence ACGGCCCCGAGGGCGCCCCCGCGGTCGTCCTCGCCCATGGCTGGACCTGCTCCATCCGCTTCTGGGACGCGCAGATACGGGCCCTCGCCGTCGACCACCGGGTCATCGCCTACGACCAGCGCGGGCACGGCGGTTCGCCCGAGCCGCTGGACCGGGCGGCCGGATACTCCGCGGAGGCGCTCGCGGACGACCTGGAGGCCGTGCTGGCGGCCGTCCTCGGCCCCGGCGAGCGGGCGGTGCTCGCCGGACACTCCATGGGCGGCATGACGATCATGGCCGCGGCCCGGCGCCCGCTGGTCCGGCAGCACGCCGCCGCGGGCCTGCTCTGCTCGACCGGGCCCTCGCGGCTCACGGCCGAGGCCCTCGTCGTACCGCTGGGCCCCGGCCGGGTGCGGACCCGGCTGACCCGCTCGATCCTCGGGTCGAAGGCGCCGCTGGGCCCGGTCACGCCCCTGTCGAAGAGGATCCTCAAGTACGCGACGATGGGGCCCGGTTCGGCGCCCGACCGGGTCGACGCGTGTGCCCGGATCGTCCACGCCTGCCCGCGCGCGGTCCGGCACGGCTGGTCGCGGGTCCTCGCCGGACTCGACGTCGAGGCGGACGTACGGGAGCTGCGGATGCCCGTGGCGGTTCTCGTGGGCACAGCCGACCGGCTGACGCCGCCCCGGCACTCCCGCGCGCTGGCGGCCGCCCTGCCGCACTGCACCGGGCTGGTCGAACTGGCCGGCATGGGGCACATGACGCCGGTGGAGGCCCCCGAGGCCGTCACGGCGCAGATCCGCGAACTGACGCTCACCTACCTGGGCGCCGGGGACAACGCCGAGGAGAAGGAGGAGGCAGGGGCATGA
- a CDS encoding MMPL family transporter, producing the protein MATFLYKLGRSAFRRRRLVALLWVALLALAGVGAATAPTATSSSFSIPGTEAQRAFDLLEERFPGGSADGATARVVFKAPAGQSMQDPANKAKVDKTVAALKTGSDQIAQVTDPYTAKTISRDGSTAYVSVAYKVNAMELTEETRQALRETGEAAQGQGLTVEIGGDALQSMPETGAGEIIGVIVAGIVLVITFGSLVAAGLPLLTAIIGVGIGVSTITALASVLDLGSTTSTLAMMIGLAVGIDYALFIVSRYRAELAEGREKEEAAGRAAGTAGSAVVFAGLTVVIALVGLAVVNIPMLTKMGFAAAGTVVIAVLIALTLIPALLGFAGDKVVGRKQRKAAEAAADATGPATNGAAAPASTEAKANAGTRWARFVLRRPLMVLLVGVLGLGAIAVPAASLEMGLPDDGVKPVSATERRAYDLLSDGFGPGFNGPLLVVVDGDKAAADKTVTAIKGLDGWAHVTPPTPNKAGDTAMITVVPEDRPSSVRTEELVHDIRGATGDDVLVTGATAMNIDFSQKMNDALLPYLALVVGLAFLLLMVVFRSVLVPLKAALGFLLSVVAALGAVVAVFQWGWLGSLFGVEQTGPIMSMMPIFMVGVVFGLAMDYEVFLVTRMREAYVHGARPGEAIVTGFKHGARVVTAAAVIMIAVFAGFIGSSEQMVKMIGFGLAVAVLFDAFVVRMAIVPAVLALLGHRAWWLPKWLGRVLPNVDVEGEGLTAAATAGTPAEKELVRA; encoded by the coding sequence GTGGCCACGTTCCTCTACAAGCTGGGTCGCTCCGCCTTCCGGCGCCGACGGCTCGTCGCCCTCCTCTGGGTGGCGCTGCTCGCGCTCGCCGGCGTCGGCGCCGCGACCGCGCCCACCGCGACCTCCAGCTCCTTCTCCATACCCGGCACCGAGGCCCAGCGCGCCTTCGACCTGCTCGAAGAGCGCTTCCCCGGCGGAAGCGCCGACGGCGCCACCGCCCGGGTGGTCTTCAAGGCCCCGGCCGGCCAGAGCATGCAGGACCCCGCCAACAAGGCCAAGGTCGACAAGACCGTCGCCGCGCTGAAGACCGGCTCGGACCAGATCGCCCAGGTCACCGACCCGTACACCGCCAAGACCATCTCGCGCGACGGCTCCACCGCCTATGTCTCCGTCGCCTACAAGGTCAACGCGATGGAGCTGACCGAGGAGACCCGTCAGGCGCTGCGGGAGACCGGCGAGGCCGCGCAGGGCCAGGGGCTCACCGTCGAGATCGGCGGCGACGCGCTCCAGAGCATGCCGGAGACCGGCGCCGGAGAGATCATCGGCGTGATCGTCGCGGGCATCGTGCTCGTCATCACCTTCGGCTCGCTCGTCGCCGCCGGACTGCCGCTGCTCACCGCGATCATCGGCGTCGGCATCGGCGTCTCGACGATCACGGCGCTCGCCAGCGTCCTCGACCTCGGTTCCACCACCTCCACCCTCGCGATGATGATCGGCCTCGCGGTCGGCATCGACTACGCCCTCTTCATCGTCTCCCGCTACCGCGCGGAGCTCGCCGAGGGCCGAGAGAAGGAGGAGGCCGCCGGGCGCGCCGCCGGCACCGCCGGTTCCGCCGTCGTCTTCGCCGGTCTGACCGTGGTGATCGCCCTGGTGGGCCTGGCCGTCGTGAACATCCCGATGCTCACCAAGATGGGCTTCGCAGCGGCCGGCACGGTCGTGATCGCCGTCCTGATCGCCCTCACCCTCATACCCGCCCTGCTCGGCTTCGCCGGCGACAAGGTCGTCGGCCGCAAGCAGCGCAAGGCCGCCGAGGCCGCCGCCGACGCCACCGGCCCGGCCACCAACGGGGCCGCCGCCCCGGCCTCCACCGAGGCGAAGGCCAACGCCGGCACCCGATGGGCCCGCTTCGTGCTCCGCCGCCCGCTGATGGTGCTGCTCGTCGGCGTCCTCGGCCTCGGCGCGATCGCCGTGCCCGCCGCCTCCCTGGAGATGGGCCTGCCCGACGACGGCGTGAAGCCCGTCTCCGCCACCGAGCGCCGCGCCTACGACCTGCTCTCCGACGGCTTCGGCCCGGGCTTCAACGGCCCGCTGCTCGTGGTCGTCGACGGCGACAAGGCCGCCGCCGACAAGACCGTGACCGCGATCAAGGGCCTGGACGGCTGGGCGCACGTCACCCCGCCCACCCCGAACAAGGCCGGCGACACCGCGATGATCACGGTCGTCCCCGAGGACCGCCCGTCGTCCGTGCGGACCGAGGAGCTCGTCCACGACATCCGCGGTGCGACCGGCGACGACGTCCTGGTCACCGGCGCCACCGCGATGAACATCGACTTCTCGCAGAAGATGAACGACGCCCTGCTGCCCTACCTGGCGCTCGTCGTCGGACTGGCCTTCCTGCTCCTGATGGTGGTCTTCCGCTCGGTCCTGGTCCCGCTGAAGGCGGCCCTCGGCTTCCTGCTCTCGGTGGTCGCCGCCCTCGGCGCGGTCGTCGCGGTCTTCCAGTGGGGCTGGCTGGGCAGCCTGTTCGGGGTCGAGCAGACCGGCCCGATCATGTCGATGATGCCGATCTTCATGGTGGGCGTCGTCTTCGGCCTCGCGATGGACTACGAGGTCTTCCTCGTCACCCGGATGCGCGAGGCGTACGTCCACGGGGCGCGCCCCGGCGAGGCGATCGTCACCGGCTTCAAGCACGGCGCCCGGGTGGTCACCGCCGCCGCGGTGATCATGATCGCGGTCTTCGCGGGCTTCATCGGCTCCAGCGAGCAGATGGTGAAGATGATCGGCTTCGGCCTCGCGGTCGCCGTCCTCTTCGACGCCTTCGTGGTCCGCATGGCGATCGTCCCGGCGGTGCTCGCCCTCCTGGGGCACAGGGCCTGGTGGCTGCCGAAGTGGCTCGGCCGCGTGCTGCCCAACGTGGACGTCGAGGGCGAGGGCCTGACGGCCGCCGCCACCGCGGGGACGCCGGCCGAGAAGGAGCTGGTCAGGGCCTGA